From the Arvicola amphibius chromosome 2, mArvAmp1.2, whole genome shotgun sequence genome, one window contains:
- the LOC119806624 gene encoding broad substrate specificity ATP-binding cassette transporter ABCG2 — MSSSNDHVLVPMSQRNTSGLPGMNASDVTTLTGDVLSFHNITYRVKMKSGFLGRKKTEKEILSDINGIMKPGLNAILGPTGGGKSSLLDVLAARKDPRGLSGDVLINGAPQPANFKCTSGYVVQDDVVMGTLTVRENLQFSAALRLPTTMKNHEKNERINMVIKELGLEKVADSKVGTQFIRGVSGGERKRTSIGMELITDPSILFLDEPTTGLDSSTANAVLLLLKRMSKHGRTIIFSIHQPRYSIFKLFDSLTLLASGKLMFHGPAQGALEYFASAGYQCEPYNNPADFFLDVINGDSSAVVLNREEEPQRENKTEEPSRREKPIIENLAEFYANSSIYRETKAELDRLPRSQKKKGILAFKETTYTTSFCHQLRWIARRSFKNLLGNPQASVAQLIVTTVLALIIGAIYFDLKNDSSGIQNRAGVLFFLTTNQCFTSVSAVELFVVEKKLFIHEYISGYYRVSSYFFGKLISDLLPMRFLPSVIFTCILYFMLGLKNEVGAFFIMMFSLMMVAYTASSMALAIAAGQSVVSVATLLMTISFVFMMIFSGLLVNLTTIEPWLSWLQYFSIPRYGYTALQYNEFLGQDFCGGLNMTANNTCGDNYMMTCTGDAYLERQGIDLSPWGLWSNHVALACMIIIFLTIAYLKLLFLKKYS; from the exons ATGTCTTCCAGCAATGACCACGTTTTAGTACCAATGTCTCAGAGAAACACCAGTGGCCTTCCTGGAATGAACGCCAGTGACGTGACGACGCTCACAGGAGACGTGTTGAGTTTTCACAACATCACCTATCGAGTGAAAATGAAAAGTGGGTTTCTAGGCCGGAAAAAGACTGAGAAGGAAATACTCTCGGATATCAA TGGGATCATGAAACCTGGCCTCAATGCCATATTGGGACCCACAGGCGGAGGCAAGTCTTC GTTATTAGATGTCTTAGCGGCAAGGAAGGATCCACGAGGATTATCTGGAGATGTTCTGATAAACGGCGCACCTCAACCTGCCAATTTCAAATGTACTTCAGGCTATGTGGTTCAA GATGACGTCGTGATGGGCACCCTGACAGTGAGAGAAAACTTACAGTTCTCAGCAGCCCTTCGGCTTCCAACAACTATGAAgaatcatgaaaaaaatgaacGGATTAACATGGTCATTAAAGAGTTAGGGCTGGAGAAAGTAGcagattccaag GTTGGAACCCAGTTTATCCGGGGTGTctctggaggagaaaggaagcGGACGAGCATAGGAATGGAGCTGATCACCGACCCTTCCATTCTCTTCCTGGATGAGCCCACAACTGGTTTGGACTCAAGCACAGCAAATGCTGTCCTCTTGCTCCTGAAGAG GATGTCAAAACACGGTCGAACAATCATCTTCTCCATCCATCAGCCTCGGTACTCCATCTTTAAGTTGTTCGACAGCCTCACCTTACTGGCCTCAGGGAAACTCATGTTCCATGGGCCTGCGCAGGGGGCTTTGGAGTACTTCGCCTCAGCAG GTTACCAGTGTGAGCCGTACAATAACCCTGCCGATTTCTTCCTGGATGTCATCAATGGCGATTCTTCTGCTGTAGTGTTAAATAGAGAGGAAGAACCCCAGAGAG aaaacaaaactgaagagcCCTCCAGGAGAGAGAAGCCAATAATAGAAAACTTAGCTGAGTTTTATGCCAACTCCTCCatctacagagaaacaaaagctgaATTAGATCGACTTCCAAGgagtcaaaaaaagaaaggaatattaGCCTTCAAAGAGACCACGTACACTACCTCCTTCTGCCATCAGCTCAGATGGATTGCCAGGCGTTCATTCAAAAACTTGCTGGGGAACCCTCAGGCGTCCGTAGCTCAG cTAATTGTCACAACCGTACTGGCACTGATTATTGGTGCGATTTACTTTGACCTGAAAAATGATTCCTCTGGAATCCAGAATAG AGCTGGGGTGCTCTTTTTCCTGACCACCAACCAGTGCTTCACCAGTGTGTCAGCTGTGGAGCTCTTCGTAGTGGAGAAGAAACTCTTCAT ACACGAGTACATCAGTGGATATTACAGAGTATCTTCTTACTTCTTTGGAAAGCTGATATCTGATTTACTACCCATGAGGTTTTTGCCAAGTGTTATATTCACTTGTATATTATACTTCATGTTAG GACTAAAAAACGAGGTGGGGGCTTTCTTCATCATGATGTTCAGCCTTATGATGGTGGCTTATACAGCCAGCTCCATGGCACTGGCCATAGCTGCAGGCCAAAGTGTGGTATCCGTGGCAACACTTCTCATGACAATCTCCTTTGTGTTTATGATG ATTTTTTCTGGTCTTTTGGTGAATCTCACAACCATtgagccttggttgtcctggctCCAGTACTTCAGCATTCCTCGAtatggctacaca GCTTTGCAGTACAATGAATTCTTGGGACAGGATTTCTGTGGCGGACTCAATATGACTGCCAACAACACCTGTGGTGACAACTATATGAT GACTTGTACTGGTGATGCCTACTTGGAAAGACAGGGCATCGATCTCTCACCTTGGGGACTGTGGAGCAATCATGTGGCTCTGGCTTGTATGATTATTATCTTCCTCACAATTGCCTACCTGAAACTGTTATTTCTTAAAAAGTATTCTTAA